From one Amycolatopsis sp. FDAARGOS 1241 genomic stretch:
- the tkt gene encoding transketolase: MAANESPDEVVRLTTKRLPDDWTELDQRAVDTARVLAADAVEHCGSGHPGTAMSLAPVAYALFQRVMRHDPGDAQWLGRDRFVLSAGHSSLTLYIQLFLSGYGLELDDLKSLRKWDSLTPGHPEYGHTKGVETTTGPLGQGLANAVGMAMAARRERGLLDPDAEQGKSVFDHHVYVIASDGDIEEGVTSEASSLAGTQQLGNLTVIYDSNEISIEDDTRIALSEDTAKRYEAYGWHVITVHGGEDVAGFLDAIEQAKAETARPTLIVLRTVIGYPAPNKMNTGKVHGAALGAEELAAVKSAVGLDPARSFQVDDEVLRHTREVAGRGRADHEKWQLEFDAWAQANPERKALLDRISKRSLPAGWAVDLPTWEPDAKGVATRKASAAVLAKLGEVLPELWGGSADLAESNNTTIKGADSFGPVEISTNAWQANPYGRTLHFGIREHAMGSILNGILLHGGTRPYGGTFLIFSDYMRPAVRLAALMKLPAIYVWTHDSIGLGEDGPTHQPVEQLASLRAIPGMSMVRPADANETAYAWKAVLEDTEGPAGLALSRQDLPTLEGTSAEGVAAGGYVLAEASSGTPEVVLVGTGSEVQLAVAARQVLEAEGVATRVVSMPCVEWFDRQEQSYRDRVLPPSVRARVIVEAGISQPWHRFAGDAGEIVSLEHFGASADFKTLFREFGITTEAVVEAARRSVQAARSK, translated from the coding sequence ATGGCAGCAAACGAATCACCTGACGAGGTTGTTCGCTTGACCACCAAGCGGCTCCCCGACGACTGGACCGAGTTGGACCAGCGCGCGGTCGACACCGCCCGCGTGCTGGCCGCCGACGCGGTAGAGCACTGCGGGAGCGGACACCCCGGCACGGCCATGAGTCTGGCGCCCGTCGCCTACGCGCTCTTCCAGCGGGTCATGCGGCACGACCCCGGCGACGCGCAGTGGCTCGGACGGGACCGGTTCGTGCTCTCCGCCGGGCATTCGAGCCTCACGCTGTACATCCAGCTGTTCCTGTCCGGGTACGGGCTGGAGCTGGACGACCTGAAGTCCTTGCGCAAGTGGGATTCCCTGACCCCGGGCCACCCCGAGTACGGGCACACCAAGGGCGTGGAGACCACCACGGGCCCGCTCGGCCAGGGCCTGGCCAACGCGGTCGGGATGGCGATGGCCGCCCGCCGCGAGCGAGGACTGCTCGACCCGGACGCCGAGCAGGGCAAGAGCGTGTTCGACCACCACGTCTACGTGATCGCCTCGGACGGCGACATCGAGGAGGGCGTCACCTCCGAGGCGTCGTCGCTGGCCGGAACCCAGCAGCTCGGCAACCTCACGGTGATCTACGACAGCAACGAGATCTCCATCGAGGACGACACCCGCATCGCCCTGTCCGAGGACACCGCCAAGCGTTACGAAGCCTATGGCTGGCACGTCATCACCGTCCACGGCGGCGAGGACGTGGCCGGGTTCCTGGACGCGATCGAGCAGGCCAAGGCCGAGACAGCGCGCCCGACCCTGATCGTGCTGCGCACCGTGATCGGGTACCCGGCGCCGAACAAGATGAACACCGGCAAGGTGCACGGTGCCGCGCTGGGCGCCGAGGAGCTGGCCGCGGTCAAGAGCGCCGTCGGCTTGGATCCGGCGCGGAGTTTCCAGGTAGACGACGAGGTCCTGCGCCACACCCGCGAGGTGGCCGGACGGGGCAGGGCCGACCACGAGAAGTGGCAGCTCGAGTTCGACGCCTGGGCACAGGCCAACCCGGAGCGCAAGGCGCTGCTGGACCGCATCAGCAAGCGCTCGCTGCCGGCCGGCTGGGCGGTCGACCTGCCCACCTGGGAGCCGGACGCCAAGGGCGTCGCGACCCGCAAGGCGTCGGCCGCGGTACTGGCCAAGCTCGGCGAGGTGCTGCCCGAGCTCTGGGGCGGGTCGGCGGACCTGGCCGAGAGCAACAACACCACGATCAAGGGTGCGGACTCCTTCGGCCCGGTCGAGATCTCCACCAACGCGTGGCAGGCCAATCCCTACGGCCGGACGCTGCACTTCGGCATCCGCGAGCACGCGATGGGTTCGATCCTCAACGGCATCTTGCTGCACGGCGGGACCCGCCCGTACGGCGGCACCTTCCTCATCTTCAGCGACTACATGCGCCCGGCGGTGCGCCTGGCCGCGCTGATGAAGCTGCCGGCCATCTACGTGTGGACGCACGACTCGATCGGGCTCGGCGAGGACGGGCCGACGCACCAGCCCGTGGAGCAGCTGGCGTCACTGCGCGCCATCCCCGGCATGTCGATGGTGCGCCCGGCCGACGCGAACGAGACGGCGTACGCCTGGAAAGCCGTGCTGGAGGACACCGAGGGCCCGGCCGGGCTGGCACTGAGCCGGCAGGACCTGCCGACGCTGGAGGGCACGTCCGCCGAGGGTGTGGCCGCCGGCGGCTACGTGCTCGCCGAGGCGTCTTCGGGCACCCCGGAGGTCGTGCTCGTCGGCACCGGTTCAGAGGTCCAGCTGGCCGTGGCGGCCAGGCAGGTCCTCGAAGCCGAAGGGGTAGCCACCCGGGTGGTGTCGATGCCGTGCGTGGAGTGGTTCGACCGGCAGGAGCAGTCGTACCGGGACCGGGTGCTGCCTCCTTCGGTGCGCGCGCGGGTGATCGTCGAAGCGGGTATTTCGCAGCCGTGGCACCGGTTCGCCGGCGACGCGGGCGAGATCGTGTCGCTGGAGCACTTCGGTGCCTCGGCCGACTTCAAGACCCTCTTCAGGGAGTTCGGCATCACCACCGAAGCCGTGGTCGAAGCGGCCCGGCGCAGCGTGCAGGCGGCGCGCTCGAAGTGA
- the hxlA gene encoding 3-hexulose-6-phosphate synthase: MKLQVALDVLDLPAALTLANQVAEHVDILELGTPLVKSAGISAVSAIKAAHPDKLVFVDLKTADAGELEAALAFEAGADLVTVMGAADDDTVRGAVAAGRKYGKQVVADMITVVDGRVARIREVAKLGVSFVEIHAGLDEQARPGYSINQLLEDGREAGVPFSIAGGVKIDTIASVRDAGATVAVAGGAIYNAGDPGAAARELKKRATA; this comes from the coding sequence GTGAAGTTGCAGGTGGCGTTGGATGTGCTGGATCTTCCGGCGGCGTTGACGTTGGCGAATCAGGTGGCTGAGCATGTGGACATCTTGGAGCTGGGGACGCCGTTGGTGAAGTCGGCGGGGATCAGTGCGGTGTCGGCGATCAAGGCGGCGCACCCGGACAAGCTGGTGTTCGTGGACCTCAAGACTGCTGACGCGGGTGAGCTGGAGGCGGCGTTGGCGTTTGAGGCGGGGGCGGATCTGGTCACGGTGATGGGTGCGGCTGATGATGACACTGTGCGGGGCGCGGTCGCGGCGGGGCGTAAGTACGGCAAGCAGGTTGTCGCGGACATGATCACCGTGGTGGACGGGCGGGTTGCCCGGATTCGTGAGGTGGCGAAGCTGGGGGTGTCGTTCGTGGAGATTCACGCCGGTCTGGACGAGCAGGCCCGTCCGGGTTACTCGATCAACCAGTTGCTGGAGGACGGTCGTGAGGCCGGGGTGCCGTTCTCGATCGCCGGTGGGGTCAAGATCGACACCATCGCTTCGGTGCGCGACGCGGGCGCGACCGTGGCCGTGGCCGGTGGCGCGATCTACAACGCCGGCGACCCGGGCGCCGCCGCCAGGGAACTCAAAAAACGCGCCACCGCCTGA
- the rpe gene encoding ribulose-phosphate 3-epimerase, translating into MIAPSILSADFARLADEVAAVKGQPGRGADWLHVDVMDAHFVPNLTLGLPVVQSLLATTDLPLDCHLMIENPDRWAVDYAEAGSYNVTVHVEAANDPVMLAKDLRAAGAKAGLAIKPKTPLEPYVDVLKHYDTLLVMSVEPGFGGQKFIAEVLDKVRRARRMVDTGHLNLVVEIDGGINTDTIEQAAEAGVDCFVAGSAVYAAQDPAAAVEGLRSRVEALSARTES; encoded by the coding sequence ATGATCGCTCCGTCCATCCTCTCCGCCGACTTCGCCCGGCTCGCCGACGAAGTGGCTGCCGTGAAAGGACAGCCGGGCCGGGGAGCAGATTGGCTGCACGTGGATGTCATGGACGCGCATTTCGTGCCGAACCTGACCCTCGGCCTGCCGGTCGTGCAGTCACTGCTGGCCACCACCGACCTACCGCTGGACTGCCACCTGATGATCGAGAACCCGGATCGCTGGGCGGTCGATTACGCCGAGGCGGGTTCGTACAACGTCACGGTGCACGTCGAGGCCGCCAATGACCCGGTGATGCTCGCGAAGGACCTGCGGGCCGCGGGCGCGAAGGCAGGACTGGCGATCAAGCCGAAGACGCCGCTGGAGCCCTACGTCGACGTGCTCAAGCACTACGACACCCTGCTGGTGATGTCCGTGGAGCCCGGTTTCGGCGGCCAGAAGTTCATCGCCGAGGTGCTCGACAAGGTGCGCAGGGCGCGGAGGATGGTCGACACCGGCCACCTGAACCTGGTCGTGGAGATCGACGGCGGGATCAACACCGACACGATCGAACAGGCGGCCGAGGCCGGCGTCGACTGCTTCGTGGCCGGTTCGGCCGTCTACGCCGCCCAGGACCCGGCAGCTGCCGTGGAGGGGTTGCGCAGCCGGGTGGAGGCCCTTTCCGCGCGCACCGAAAGTTGA
- a CDS encoding LytTR family transcriptional regulator DNA-binding domain-containing protein, with product MTGRVPPLAIAPSSPSGRDQVTGGSLVATSSAKEVARAWESFAAGEDIETGVRPEILASWYRCRDRYEVDRTLDVAPGARGDDSPRIDNGVIFTALGGLGALAGQEVERDGAVVTVTDGDGRVLGAWGDPSAQRRAELHNLAPWSSWSEDSTGTNGMGTSLEVSGPVTVTGPEHWCEAFHQWACAGISIRDVVTGSPVASINISRWNASLSKLVPSWLTKAVACVEQEIYRRAVYEADKVISEFNKKCTQSSGPFMAMDRGGNVIAANEAAATLLGLSGEAPIVAGAIEPAERWIPDISGLPDVVRWAKERAQGTAQWSGYACLPVSPGEDATPLTMRPVVDANHVVGMLCVFGVQEGEPYESTSEADVGPLPRRVIGMRNDRLVLLAPSEIRYAEADRNIVWLVTERGRIQAATRGLENVERLLTPYGFRRVHRRFLVNLRRVAELERGIKGELFLIMDSRSHEFVPVSRRHAPDLRRMLGV from the coding sequence ATGACCGGGAGAGTCCCGCCGCTGGCGATCGCACCGAGCAGTCCCAGCGGACGTGATCAGGTGACGGGCGGCTCTCTGGTGGCTACCTCGTCGGCGAAGGAAGTGGCTCGCGCCTGGGAAAGCTTCGCCGCCGGCGAGGACATCGAAACGGGTGTCCGGCCCGAGATCCTGGCTTCGTGGTACCGCTGTCGCGATCGGTACGAAGTGGACCGAACGCTGGACGTCGCCCCCGGAGCGCGGGGCGACGACTCCCCGCGAATCGACAACGGCGTGATCTTCACGGCGCTCGGTGGCCTCGGTGCGCTGGCCGGCCAGGAAGTGGAACGGGATGGCGCCGTCGTCACCGTCACGGACGGCGACGGGCGCGTCCTCGGGGCCTGGGGCGACCCCTCCGCTCAGCGGCGGGCCGAGCTGCACAACCTCGCTCCGTGGTCGTCGTGGTCGGAGGACAGCACCGGCACGAACGGGATGGGCACCTCACTCGAGGTGTCCGGTCCGGTGACGGTGACGGGTCCGGAGCACTGGTGTGAGGCCTTCCACCAGTGGGCTTGCGCGGGCATTTCCATCCGTGACGTGGTGACCGGCTCGCCGGTCGCGTCGATCAACATCTCGCGGTGGAACGCGTCGCTGTCCAAGCTCGTGCCGTCCTGGCTGACGAAGGCGGTCGCGTGCGTCGAGCAGGAGATCTACCGGCGCGCCGTCTACGAGGCGGACAAAGTGATCTCCGAGTTCAACAAGAAGTGCACCCAGTCCAGCGGTCCGTTCATGGCGATGGACCGGGGAGGCAATGTAATAGCTGCGAACGAAGCAGCTGCCACCTTGCTCGGGTTGTCCGGCGAGGCTCCCATCGTCGCGGGTGCGATCGAACCGGCTGAACGCTGGATCCCGGACATCTCAGGGCTTCCCGACGTGGTGCGGTGGGCCAAGGAGCGGGCACAGGGAACCGCGCAGTGGAGCGGCTACGCGTGCCTGCCGGTGAGCCCGGGGGAGGATGCCACTCCGCTGACCATGCGGCCCGTCGTCGACGCGAACCACGTGGTGGGCATGCTCTGCGTGTTCGGGGTGCAAGAGGGAGAACCCTACGAGAGCACTTCGGAAGCCGACGTCGGCCCGCTGCCGCGGCGCGTCATCGGAATGCGCAACGATCGGCTGGTCCTGCTCGCTCCGTCCGAGATCCGCTACGCCGAGGCCGATCGGAACATCGTCTGGCTGGTCACGGAACGGGGCAGGATCCAAGCGGCGACCCGCGGCCTGGAGAACGTCGAGCGGTTGCTGACGCCCTACGGGTTCCGCCGAGTGCACCGGCGTTTTCTGGTCAACCTTCGCCGGGTGGCGGAACTGGAGCGCGGCATCAAGGGCGAACTCTTCCTGATCATGGATTCCCGCTCCCACGAATTCGTTCCCGTTTCGCGGCGCCACGCCCCGGATCTCCGGCGAATGCTCGGCGTGTGA
- a CDS encoding DNA-binding protein — MATDQRRSYMAQVRRLDPTSRSGGEATVYRAWERFVKGEDDLSGVRPEIAISWQRCRDQYRVDPYLTEAPVAVAEVDHALEHDVVIAELGFRAATLAHEVSSLGGIVTITDAAGRVLAQWGDQATRTVAAEANLAPWFCWAEGATGTNGMGTALMSYTPVMIRGAEHWCQAFHDWTCAGVAVRDVVTRQPVAVLNISCWRSELPGAAGAWLGNAATMTQRILRRRAQDDGAELMAAFNHARSRSSAALAAVDPAGRVVLADDTAGVLLGIPGSTPAPDPAVRWKPELPEFIRAAKYAAKQAARNTDWVGSTQIFTRLANEPTSISFRPVFLSGHLIGNLVSFGVSEGDPLPRTGGDSPLGAQPHRMVATRDNRMVLLRLPEVSFAQSDGNDVWLSTDQGRLRSASPGLDKLETELSGSGFLRVHRQYVVNLSRIREVERRYKGELFLVMDDQAKTMVPVSRRNTPAVRRALEI; from the coding sequence TTGGCAACAGACCAAAGGCGGTCTTATATGGCACAAGTACGCCGGCTCGACCCGACCTCCCGCAGCGGTGGCGAGGCAACGGTGTACAGGGCCTGGGAGCGCTTCGTGAAGGGCGAGGACGACCTCAGCGGCGTGCGGCCCGAGATCGCGATTTCCTGGCAGCGGTGCCGAGACCAGTACCGGGTCGACCCGTACCTCACCGAAGCGCCGGTAGCCGTCGCGGAAGTCGACCACGCGCTCGAGCACGACGTCGTGATCGCCGAACTCGGCTTCCGCGCCGCTACGCTGGCGCACGAAGTCAGCAGCCTCGGCGGCATCGTGACCATCACCGACGCCGCCGGCCGGGTCCTGGCCCAATGGGGCGATCAGGCCACGCGCACCGTCGCCGCCGAGGCCAACCTGGCGCCGTGGTTCTGCTGGGCCGAGGGCGCCACCGGGACGAACGGCATGGGTACCGCGCTGATGTCCTACACCCCCGTGATGATCCGCGGTGCCGAGCACTGGTGCCAGGCCTTCCACGACTGGACCTGCGCGGGTGTGGCGGTACGGGACGTGGTGACCAGGCAACCGGTCGCGGTGCTCAACATCTCGTGCTGGCGCAGCGAGCTTCCCGGAGCCGCGGGAGCTTGGCTCGGCAACGCCGCCACGATGACGCAGCGCATCCTGCGCCGGCGCGCCCAGGATGACGGCGCCGAACTGATGGCCGCCTTCAACCACGCCAGGTCGCGCTCGAGCGCGGCGCTCGCGGCCGTGGACCCCGCGGGCCGGGTGGTGCTCGCCGACGACACGGCGGGCGTGCTCCTCGGCATCCCGGGCTCCACGCCGGCGCCCGATCCCGCGGTGCGGTGGAAACCGGAACTGCCGGAATTCATCCGGGCCGCCAAATATGCCGCCAAACAGGCCGCGCGCAATACCGACTGGGTCGGCTCGACGCAGATCTTCACCCGGCTCGCCAATGAACCGACGTCGATCAGCTTCCGGCCGGTGTTCCTGTCCGGGCACCTGATCGGCAACCTCGTCTCATTCGGTGTGTCAGAAGGGGATCCGCTGCCTCGGACGGGTGGCGACAGCCCGCTCGGCGCGCAGCCGCACCGAATGGTCGCGACGCGTGACAACCGAATGGTGCTGCTGCGGCTCCCTGAAGTCTCGTTCGCGCAATCGGACGGCAACGACGTGTGGCTTTCCACCGATCAAGGACGGTTGCGATCCGCCTCGCCGGGCCTCGACAAGCTCGAGACCGAGCTGAGCGGCTCCGGTTTCCTGCGGGTGCACCGCCAGTACGTCGTGAACCTCAGCCGCATCCGGGAAGTCGAACGCCGGTACAAAGGGGAATTGTTCCTGGTCATGGACGACCAGGCGAAAACAATGGTGCCGGTTTCCCGGCGGAACACCCCGGCGGTGCGCCGGGCATTGGAGATCTGA
- a CDS encoding PQQ-dependent dehydrogenase, methanol/ethanol family, producing the protein MTLEYVDAGKAFNHSQLSNLPHSAPDVTRGVNYERILQARSESQNWITYYGDYDGKRHSLLDQINVDNVKNLKVAWIHQASATGMIASTSTYAFEACPLVVDGVMFVTGWDGWLWALDAKTGEQLWRYKHAIPIDVTLCCANVNRGCAVANGKVYMVTQNAQLVALDATNGRKVWQKTIGDVRAGESASIAPLVIKDTLITGSAGGEYGVRGHIDCWDLETGEQRWRTYTVPKPGEPGSETWPADGEAWQRGGANHWVTGTFDPELNLYYAGTGNPAPDFDGEVREGDNLYTDSVVALDVDTGEIKWHYQFTPHDLWDYDSTMEMTLFERDGKKLLAHFDKNGYMFVIDRTNGELQHVTPFVDRIDWGVITRDGKVTPRKYPDKEGEPCHFFPGPAGAKEWTHASYNPDHDLFYVPVADVGATATRRRREFKEGMPYWGAAVEVDIDNMAGSVSAFDSHGEEKWRHRLNNMPMAASTLSTAGNLVFAGTPSGEFMALHAETGEKLWSFQCGSGHHSSPSTWSLDGKQYISVPVGWGGWLEGIVPGLSGQGHGAALITFSL; encoded by the coding sequence ATGACCCTCGAATACGTCGACGCCGGCAAGGCGTTCAACCACAGTCAGCTCTCCAACCTGCCGCACAGCGCGCCGGACGTGACCCGCGGCGTCAACTACGAGCGCATCCTCCAGGCGCGCAGCGAATCCCAGAACTGGATCACGTACTACGGCGACTACGACGGCAAGCGGCACAGCCTGCTCGACCAGATCAACGTCGACAACGTCAAGAACCTGAAGGTCGCCTGGATCCACCAGGCGAGCGCGACGGGCATGATCGCCTCCACCTCGACCTACGCCTTCGAGGCCTGCCCACTGGTCGTCGACGGCGTCATGTTCGTCACCGGTTGGGACGGCTGGCTCTGGGCGCTCGACGCCAAGACCGGCGAGCAGCTGTGGCGCTACAAGCACGCGATTCCCATCGACGTCACGCTGTGCTGTGCCAACGTAAACCGCGGCTGTGCGGTGGCCAACGGCAAGGTCTACATGGTGACCCAGAACGCTCAGCTGGTGGCACTCGACGCCACCAACGGCCGGAAGGTCTGGCAGAAGACCATCGGTGACGTGCGAGCGGGCGAGAGCGCTTCGATCGCTCCGCTGGTCATCAAGGACACCCTCATCACGGGTTCCGCTGGTGGCGAGTACGGCGTCCGCGGTCACATCGACTGCTGGGACCTGGAGACCGGCGAGCAGCGCTGGCGCACCTACACCGTGCCGAAGCCGGGCGAGCCCGGTTCGGAGACCTGGCCGGCCGATGGCGAGGCCTGGCAGCGCGGTGGCGCGAACCACTGGGTCACGGGCACGTTCGACCCGGAGCTGAACCTCTACTACGCGGGCACCGGTAACCCGGCTCCCGACTTCGACGGCGAGGTTCGTGAAGGGGACAACCTCTACACCGACAGCGTGGTCGCGCTGGACGTCGACACGGGCGAGATCAAGTGGCACTACCAGTTCACGCCGCACGACCTGTGGGACTACGACTCCACGATGGAGATGACCCTGTTCGAGCGGGACGGCAAGAAGCTGCTGGCCCACTTCGACAAGAACGGGTACATGTTCGTCATCGACCGCACCAACGGCGAGCTGCAGCACGTCACGCCGTTCGTCGACCGGATCGACTGGGGCGTCATCACCCGCGACGGCAAGGTGACCCCGCGGAAGTACCCGGACAAGGAAGGCGAGCCCTGCCACTTCTTCCCCGGCCCCGCCGGTGCGAAGGAATGGACGCACGCTTCGTACAACCCGGACCACGACCTGTTCTACGTTCCGGTGGCCGACGTGGGCGCCACTGCCACCCGGCGTCGTCGCGAGTTCAAGGAAGGCATGCCCTACTGGGGTGCCGCCGTCGAGGTCGACATCGACAACATGGCCGGGTCGGTCAGCGCGTTCGACTCCCACGGTGAAGAGAAGTGGCGTCACCGGCTCAACAACATGCCGATGGCCGCTTCGACCCTGAGCACCGCGGGGAACCTGGTGTTCGCCGGCACCCCCTCGGGTGAGTTCATGGCGCTGCACGCCGAGACCGGCGAGAAGCTCTGGAGCTTCCAGTGCGGTAGCGGTCACCACAGCAGCCCGTCGACGTGGTCGCTTGATGGCAAGCAGTACATCTCGGTGCCGGTCGGCTGGGGTGGCTGGCTCGAAGGCATCGTCCCCGGCCTGTCCGGTCAGGGTCACGGTGCCGCGCTGATCACCTTCTCCCTGTGA
- a CDS encoding MSMEG_3727 family PQQ-associated protein: MTIAEEREDLLAELSGQNKATIGAVLGTGSIAKATERADGTMEATIRIPEDAMAWDPGILILPHAGILELTIINDDKNTHACLLPSNGDRQFIGLLNHSKGSATLELDGPGCYWYGSPAGNDEGRGLQGAIVVTGEVPPEAKLDRPAQPRP, from the coding sequence ATGACGATTGCCGAGGAACGAGAAGATCTCCTGGCCGAGCTCAGCGGACAGAACAAGGCAACCATCGGTGCCGTGCTCGGGACCGGCTCAATCGCCAAGGCGACCGAGCGTGCCGACGGGACGATGGAAGCGACCATCCGGATCCCGGAGGACGCGATGGCGTGGGACCCGGGGATCTTGATCCTGCCGCACGCCGGCATCCTCGAGCTGACGATCATCAACGACGACAAGAACACCCACGCCTGCCTGCTGCCCAGCAACGGCGACCGGCAGTTCATCGGCCTGCTGAACCACTCGAAGGGCAGCGCGACGCTCGAGCTGGACGGCCCCGGCTGCTACTGGTATGGCTCGCCGGCCGGCAACGACGAGGGCCGGGGCTTGCAGGGCGCCATCGTCGTGACCGGCGAAGTGCCGCCGGAAGCCAAGCTCGACCGACCCGCCCAGCCGCGGCCGTAG